Proteins from a single region of Dyadobacter fanqingshengii:
- a CDS encoding START domain-containing protein: MNVYFACMLRFLSLSVLFSLIIANAFAQRDWKLVTESEGIRVFSQSVPGSRINALRVECEVKASAGELVAMLLDVKAAEAWVFHTKSCDLLKKVSPSELYYYSEVSMPWPLSNRDFVAHIRVSQDKLTKIVTVDAPAVPGFVAHKEGIVRISHSKGIWIIKPLSKDKINIVYTLQVDPGGDIPAWVVNTFSAQGPLHSFRKMKQELQAGEYKNAAAEFIIN; this comes from the coding sequence ATGAACGTTTATTTCGCTTGCATGCTCCGGTTTTTAAGTCTTTCTGTTTTGTTTTCGTTGATAATCGCAAATGCTTTCGCGCAACGCGACTGGAAGCTTGTTACTGAATCCGAAGGCATCAGGGTGTTTTCGCAAAGTGTTCCCGGTTCCAGGATCAATGCATTGCGTGTTGAATGTGAAGTAAAGGCAAGTGCCGGCGAATTGGTTGCCATGTTGCTGGACGTAAAAGCCGCCGAAGCCTGGGTGTTTCATACCAAATCCTGCGATTTGCTGAAAAAAGTTTCTCCCTCAGAGTTGTATTATTATTCTGAGGTTAGCATGCCCTGGCCGCTTTCAAACCGTGATTTTGTGGCTCATATCCGAGTAAGCCAGGATAAGCTTACGAAAATTGTGACGGTGGATGCACCCGCAGTCCCCGGGTTCGTAGCGCATAAGGAAGGCATTGTCCGCATAAGCCATTCGAAGGGTATCTGGATTATTAAACCGCTATCCAAAGATAAAATCAACATCGTATACACATTACAGGTCGATCCCGGCGGTGACATTCCTGCCTGGGTTGTGAACACTTTTTCAGCCCAGGGACCATTGCACAGTTTTCGTAAAATGAAGCAGGAACTGCAAGCCGGGGAATACAAAAATGCGGCGGCCGAATTTATCATTAACTAA
- a CDS encoding nitrilase family protein encodes MENLKIATAQFENRSGDKAYNLETIDNLAGKAATDGAQVIAFHECCVTGYSFARKLDRAQLTELAEIIPDGPSIQKLIEIATRHNIAVLAGLFEKDEEGNLFKAYVCVDKTGLIAKFRKLHPFINGHLTPGNEYVIFNLYGWNCGILICYDNNIVENVRATTLLGADIIFMPHVTMMTPSTRPGAGFADPALWEKRQEDPTSLRLEFDGLKGRAWLMKWLPARAYDNAIYAVFSNPIGMDDDQLKNGCSMILDPFGDIIAECRKLDNDIAIATLTPEKLTQAGGYRYKMARRPELYKDIIGAEHASSQKVVWLT; translated from the coding sequence ATGGAAAATCTTAAAATAGCAACAGCGCAGTTTGAAAACAGAAGCGGTGATAAGGCCTATAACCTCGAAACCATCGATAATCTCGCGGGCAAAGCAGCTACTGACGGTGCACAGGTGATCGCATTCCATGAATGCTGTGTCACTGGTTATTCATTTGCAAGAAAGCTTGATCGCGCTCAGCTGACCGAACTCGCTGAAATCATTCCCGACGGGCCAAGCATTCAAAAACTCATTGAAATTGCTACCAGGCATAACATTGCAGTTTTGGCCGGACTTTTCGAAAAGGACGAAGAAGGAAATCTGTTTAAAGCCTATGTCTGCGTTGATAAAACAGGTTTAATCGCCAAATTCAGAAAGCTGCACCCGTTCATCAACGGACATCTCACACCGGGCAATGAATACGTTATTTTCAATCTTTACGGCTGGAATTGCGGGATTTTGATTTGCTATGATAACAACATTGTAGAGAATGTTCGGGCGACAACATTGCTGGGTGCTGACATTATTTTCATGCCGCACGTGACCATGATGACGCCTTCGACGCGGCCAGGTGCAGGCTTCGCGGACCCGGCTTTGTGGGAAAAAAGACAGGAAGATCCAACCTCGCTCAGACTGGAATTTGACGGGCTGAAAGGTCGGGCATGGCTCATGAAATGGCTGCCGGCCCGCGCTTATGATAATGCCATTTATGCCGTTTTCTCCAACCCGATCGGTATGGATGACGACCAGTTGAAAAACGGATGTTCGATGATCCTGGATCCATTTGGTGACATCATTGCGGAATGCCGGAAACTGGATAATGACATCGCCATCGCTACATTAACCCCGGAAAAATTGACACAGGCAGGTGGTTACCGCTATAAAATGGCGCGCCGCCCTGAACTTTACAAGGACATTATCGGTGCCGAACATGCTTCTAGTCAGAAAGTGGTTTGGTTAACCTAA
- a CDS encoding AraC family transcriptional regulator: protein MQLYPSPALAPYILHYLILEDHAVRPSRHRFFPDGHPGIAFHFGDAFLQQDFHSKAPVKHPESFIYGQVNHHFDLISGTKIGMLIVVFKPFGLSAFMKMPAKSLANQTLALAEIFPQTAGPLTDQVLGAQDHHARIEVIESFLMSQLAYNKHDIRLVTACTKMIDNACSPVPVRVLAEKLSVTERSLERAFDLHIGLSPKLYCRIARLQRYLKLRKNSPDMSLTALGYEAGYYDQAHFIKDFADLAGITPSQYDQNTNRLAVNLMQISVPSIV, encoded by the coding sequence ATGCAATTATATCCATCACCAGCGCTGGCTCCGTACATTCTGCATTATCTGATCCTTGAAGATCATGCAGTCCGGCCGTCCAGGCATCGTTTCTTTCCGGACGGACACCCGGGCATTGCATTTCATTTTGGTGATGCTTTTTTGCAACAGGATTTTCATTCCAAAGCCCCCGTTAAACACCCGGAAAGCTTTATATACGGGCAGGTTAACCATCATTTTGACTTAATTTCCGGAACAAAAATCGGCATGCTCATTGTGGTTTTCAAACCGTTCGGACTTTCAGCATTTATGAAAATGCCCGCGAAATCACTTGCGAACCAAACACTTGCATTAGCTGAAATTTTCCCTCAAACGGCTGGCCCATTAACGGATCAGGTTTTGGGTGCGCAGGATCATCATGCTCGTATCGAGGTCATTGAATCTTTTTTAATGAGTCAATTAGCATATAACAAACACGATATCAGGCTTGTAACTGCTTGTACTAAAATGATAGACAATGCATGCTCACCCGTTCCAGTCCGTGTGCTCGCAGAAAAGCTGTCTGTTACGGAAAGAAGTTTGGAACGTGCGTTTGACCTTCACATTGGTCTTTCTCCAAAATTATACTGCCGCATTGCACGCTTGCAGCGTTATCTCAAACTCAGAAAAAACAGCCCCGACATGTCATTAACCGCGCTGGGTTACGAGGCCGGTTATTACGATCAGGCGCATTTTATCAAGGATTTTGCGGATCTGGCTGGCATCACCCCTTCGCAGTACGATCAAAATACGAACCGGCTGGCAGTAAATTTGATGCAGATCTCGGTTCCAAGCATAGTTTAA